Proteins encoded by one window of Enterobacter hormaechei subsp. xiangfangensis:
- the trpB gene encoding tryptophan synthase subunit beta: MTTLLNPYFGEFGGMYVPQILMPALRQLEEAFVSAQKDPAFQAEFTDLLKNYAGRPTALTKCRNLTEGTKTTLYLKREDLLHGGAHKTNQVLGQALLAKRMGKTEIIAETGAGQHGVASALASALLGLKCRIYMGAKDVERQSPNVFRMRLMGAEVIPVHSGSATLKDACNEALRDWSGSYETAHYMLGTAAGPHPFPTIVREFQRMIGEETKAQILEKEGRLPDAVIACVGGGSNAIGMFADFIDETSVGLIGVEPAGHGIETGEHGAPLKHGRVGIYFGMKAPMMQTDEGQIEESYSISAGLDFPSVGPQHAFLNSTGRADYVSITDDEALEAFKTLCRNEGIIPALESSHALAHALKMMKENPEKEQLLVVNLSGRGDKDIFTVHDILKARGEI, translated from the coding sequence ATGACGACATTACTTAACCCGTATTTTGGTGAGTTCGGTGGGATGTATGTCCCACAAATCCTGATGCCCGCGCTGCGCCAGCTGGAAGAAGCGTTCGTGAGCGCACAGAAAGATCCGGCGTTTCAGGCGGAGTTTACTGACCTGCTGAAAAACTACGCCGGTCGTCCGACGGCGCTGACAAAGTGCCGCAACCTGACCGAAGGCACTAAAACTACGCTGTATCTTAAGCGTGAAGATTTGCTGCACGGTGGCGCGCATAAAACTAACCAGGTGCTGGGCCAGGCGCTGCTCGCGAAGCGGATGGGTAAAACCGAAATCATCGCCGAAACCGGCGCGGGGCAGCACGGTGTGGCCTCAGCGCTCGCCAGCGCCCTGCTCGGCCTGAAATGCCGCATTTACATGGGGGCGAAGGACGTTGAGCGCCAGTCGCCAAACGTGTTCCGTATGCGTCTGATGGGGGCGGAAGTGATCCCGGTGCACAGCGGTTCTGCCACGCTGAAAGATGCCTGTAATGAAGCGCTGCGCGACTGGTCTGGCAGCTACGAAACCGCCCACTACATGCTCGGTACCGCCGCGGGCCCGCACCCGTTCCCGACCATCGTGCGTGAATTCCAGCGCATGATCGGCGAAGAGACTAAAGCGCAGATCCTCGAAAAAGAGGGTCGCCTGCCGGATGCGGTGATCGCCTGCGTTGGCGGCGGATCTAACGCCATCGGCATGTTTGCCGATTTTATCGACGAAACCAGCGTTGGGCTGATTGGCGTTGAGCCTGCCGGCCACGGCATTGAAACGGGCGAGCATGGTGCGCCGCTGAAGCATGGCCGCGTGGGGATCTACTTCGGCATGAAGGCCCCGATGATGCAGACCGATGAAGGGCAGATTGAGGAGTCTTACTCGATCTCTGCCGGGCTGGATTTCCCGTCCGTAGGGCCGCAGCACGCGTTCCTGAACAGCACCGGCCGCGCGGATTATGTCTCCATCACCGATGACGAAGCGCTGGAGGCCTTCAAAACGCTGTGCCGCAATGAAGGGATCATCCCGGCGCTGGAGTCTTCCCACGCGCTGGCGCACGCGCTGAAAATGATGAAGGAAAACCCGGAAAAAGAGCAGCTGCTGGTGGTAAACCTTTCCGGTCGCGGTGACAAAGATATCTTCACCGTTCACGATATTCTGAAAGCACGAGGGGAAATCTGA
- the trpCF gene encoding bifunctional indole-3-glycerol-phosphate synthase TrpC/phosphoribosylanthranilate isomerase TrpF: MQTVLAKIVADKAIWVEARKQQQPLASFQNDVVPSSRRFYDALQGARTAFILECKKASPSKGVIRDDFDPARIAGIYKHHASAISVLTDEKYFQGSFDFLPVVSGIAPQPILCKDFIIDPYQIWLARFYQADACLLMLSVLDDEQYRQLSAVAHSLNMCVLTEVSNEEELERAIALEAKVVGINNRDLRDLSIDLNRTRQLAPRLGAGVTVISESGINSYAQVRELSHFANGFLIGSAMMEHDDLNAAVRRVLLGENKVCGLTREQDAQAAYEAGAIYGGLIFVESSPRAVNEEQARKVMAAAPLNYVGVFRDADINDVAAKADALSLSAVQLHGDEDQAYIDALRHALAPQVQIWKAQSVGATLPARNLKHVDKYVLDNGQGGTGQRFDWSLLRGEVLDNVLLAGGLSPDNCVEAAKTGCAGLDFNSGVESQPGIKDASKLASVFKTLRAY; the protein is encoded by the coding sequence ATGCAGACCGTTTTAGCGAAAATCGTCGCCGATAAGGCCATCTGGGTGGAAGCCCGCAAGCAACAGCAGCCGCTCGCCAGTTTTCAGAATGACGTCGTTCCGAGCAGCCGTCGTTTTTATGATGCGCTTCAGGGCGCGCGTACCGCGTTTATTCTGGAGTGTAAAAAAGCGTCTCCGTCCAAAGGCGTGATCCGTGACGATTTCGACCCGGCGCGTATTGCCGGTATCTACAAGCATCATGCGTCTGCCATTTCTGTGCTGACGGATGAGAAATATTTTCAGGGCAGCTTCGATTTTCTGCCCGTAGTCAGCGGCATCGCGCCGCAGCCGATTCTGTGCAAAGACTTTATTATCGACCCGTATCAGATCTGGCTGGCGCGCTTTTACCAGGCCGATGCCTGCCTGCTGATGCTCTCCGTGCTGGATGACGAGCAGTATCGCCAGCTCTCCGCCGTCGCGCACAGCCTGAATATGTGCGTACTGACCGAAGTGAGCAACGAAGAGGAGCTGGAGCGCGCCATCGCGCTGGAAGCCAAAGTGGTCGGCATTAACAACCGCGACCTGCGCGACCTGTCGATTGACCTCAACCGTACGCGCCAGCTTGCGCCGCGTCTGGGCGCGGGCGTCACGGTGATCAGCGAATCCGGGATAAACAGCTACGCTCAGGTGCGCGAACTCAGCCACTTTGCCAACGGTTTCCTGATCGGCTCCGCGATGATGGAACACGACGATCTTAATGCGGCCGTGCGCCGCGTGCTGTTGGGTGAGAACAAAGTCTGCGGCCTGACCCGTGAACAGGATGCGCAGGCCGCATATGAAGCGGGCGCAATCTATGGTGGTCTGATCTTTGTTGAGTCCTCTCCTCGCGCCGTTAATGAGGAACAGGCGCGCAAGGTGATGGCGGCTGCGCCACTGAACTACGTGGGCGTGTTCCGCGATGCGGATATTAACGACGTTGCGGCTAAAGCGGACGCGTTATCCCTGAGCGCGGTTCAGCTGCATGGCGATGAAGATCAGGCGTACATTGATGCTCTGCGACATGCTCTGGCGCCTCAGGTTCAGATCTGGAAAGCGCAAAGCGTTGGCGCCACCCTGCCCGCGCGTAACCTGAAGCATGTTGATAAATACGTGCTCGACAACGGCCAGGGCGGCACGGGGCAGCGTTTCGACTGGTCACTGCTGCGTGGCGAAGTGCTGGACAATGTCCTGCTGGCGGGGGGATTAAGCCCCGATAACTGTGTGGAAGCGGCCAAAACCGGCTGCGCCGGCCTCGATTTCAATTCAGGCGTAGAGTCCCAACCGGGCATTAAAGACGCCAGCAAGCTGGCATCGGTATTTAAAACTCTGCGTGCATATTAA
- the trpD gene encoding bifunctional anthranilate synthase glutamate amidotransferase component TrpG/anthranilate phosphoribosyltransferase TrpD encodes MADILLLDNIDSFTYNLADQLRANGHNVVIYRNHVPAQTLIDRLATMQNPVLMLSPGPGAPSEAGCMPELLTRMRGKLPIIGICLGHQAIVEAYGGYVGQAGEILHGKASSIEHDGQAMFAGLPNPLPVARYHSLVGSNIPAGLTINASFEGMVMAVRHDADRVCGMQFHPESILTSNGARLLEQTLDWALQKLEQTNTLQPILEKLYQAQTLSQQESHQLFSAVVRGELKPEQLAAALVSMKVRGESPQEIAGAATALLENAAPFPRPDYPFADIVGTGGDGSNSINISTASAFVAAACGLKVAKHGNRSVSSRSGSSDLLAAFGINLDMNAERSREALDDLGVCFLFAPKYHTGFRHAMPVRQQLKTRTLFNVLGPLINPAHPPLALIGVYSPELVLPIAETLRVLGYQRAAVVHSGGMDEVSLHAPTLVAELNHGEVLNYQLEAADFGLTPYHQDALAGGTPEENRDILTRLLQGKGEAAHEAAVAANVAMLMRLHGEEDLKANAQKVLAVLRSGAAYDRVTALAARG; translated from the coding sequence ATGGCTGACATTCTGCTGCTCGATAATATCGACTCCTTTACCTACAACCTGGCAGATCAGCTGCGTGCGAATGGTCACAATGTCGTTATCTATCGCAACCACGTTCCGGCCCAGACGCTGATTGACCGTCTGGCGACCATGCAAAACCCGGTGCTGATGCTCTCCCCGGGCCCAGGCGCACCGAGCGAAGCAGGCTGTATGCCTGAGCTGTTGACCCGTATGCGCGGCAAGCTGCCGATTATCGGCATCTGCCTTGGCCATCAGGCGATTGTCGAAGCCTACGGCGGTTACGTGGGTCAGGCGGGGGAGATCCTGCATGGCAAAGCGTCAAGTATTGAACATGACGGTCAGGCGATGTTTGCCGGGCTGCCGAACCCGCTTCCGGTAGCGCGTTACCACTCGCTGGTTGGCAGCAACATTCCGGCCGGGCTGACCATTAACGCCTCGTTTGAAGGGATGGTGATGGCGGTGCGTCATGATGCGGATCGCGTCTGCGGGATGCAGTTCCACCCGGAATCTATCCTGACGTCCAACGGCGCGCGCCTGCTGGAGCAAACGCTCGACTGGGCGCTGCAAAAGCTGGAGCAGACCAACACCCTGCAACCGATTCTGGAAAAACTGTATCAGGCTCAGACCCTGAGCCAGCAGGAGAGCCACCAGCTGTTCTCCGCCGTCGTGCGCGGCGAGCTGAAGCCTGAGCAGCTGGCCGCTGCGCTGGTGAGCATGAAAGTGCGCGGCGAAAGCCCGCAGGAGATCGCCGGTGCCGCAACCGCGCTGCTGGAAAATGCCGCCCCGTTCCCGCGCCCGGACTACCCGTTTGCCGATATTGTCGGGACCGGTGGCGACGGCAGTAACAGTATCAATATTTCCACCGCCAGCGCCTTTGTGGCCGCGGCATGCGGTCTGAAAGTGGCGAAACACGGCAACCGCAGCGTGTCCAGCCGTTCAGGATCGTCCGACCTGCTGGCAGCTTTCGGTATCAACCTGGACATGAACGCCGAGCGTTCCCGTGAAGCGCTGGATGACCTGGGCGTCTGTTTCCTGTTTGCGCCGAAGTATCACACCGGTTTCCGCCACGCGATGCCGGTTCGCCAGCAGCTTAAAACCCGCACGCTGTTTAACGTGCTCGGTCCACTCATTAACCCGGCGCACCCGCCGCTGGCGCTGATTGGCGTTTACAGCCCGGAGCTGGTCCTGCCGATTGCGGAGACGCTGCGCGTCCTCGGTTACCAACGCGCCGCCGTGGTACACAGCGGCGGGATGGATGAAGTTTCCCTGCATGCGCCCACGCTGGTGGCGGAACTGAATCACGGCGAAGTGCTGAACTATCAGCTTGAGGCCGCTGACTTCGGGTTGACCCCGTACCATCAGGACGCCCTGGCGGGCGGCACGCCGGAAGAAAACCGTGACATTCTCACGCGCTTATTACAAGGTAAAGGTGAGGCCGCCCATGAGGCCGCCGTGGCGGCCAACGTAGCCATGCTGATGCGTTTACATGGCGAGGAAGATCTGAAAGCCAACGCCCAAAAAGTTCTGGCCGTACTGCGCTCCGGTGCAGCTTACGATCGCGTTACCGCACTTGCGGCAAGAGGGTAA
- a CDS encoding anthranilate synthase component 1: MQTAKPHLELLTCEAAYRHNPTALFHQVCGARPATLLLESADIDSKDDLKSLLLVDSALRITAAGDTVTIKALSENGASLLPLLDAALPSGIENERHPDLRILHFPPVSQLLDEDARLCSLSVFDAFRLLQNLVAVPEDEREAMFFGGLFAYDLVAGFEDLPQTEQGNRCPDYCFYLAETLLVIDHQRKYTRIQASLYTPSASEKNRLAQRIAQLQQQMSEAPPALPVQRVEKMTCEVSQTDDQYGAVVRQMQKAIRAGEIFQVVPSRRFSLPCPSPLAAYDVLKKSNPSPYMFFMQDNDFTLFGASPESSLKYDATSRQIEIYPIAGTRPRGRRADGSLDRDLDSRIELEMRTDHKELSEHLMLVDLARNDLARICTPGSRYVADLTKVDRYSFVMHLVSRVVGELRHDLDVLHAYRACMNMGTLSGAPKVRAMQLIAEAEGRRRGSYGGAVGYFTAHGDLDTCIVIRSAYVEDGIATVQAGAGIVLDSVPQSEADETRSKARAVLRAIATAHHAQEIF; encoded by the coding sequence ATGCAAACAGCCAAACCCCACCTCGAACTGCTGACCTGCGAGGCGGCCTATCGCCATAACCCTACCGCGCTGTTTCATCAGGTGTGCGGTGCACGTCCTGCGACGCTGCTGCTGGAATCTGCTGATATCGACAGCAAGGACGATCTCAAAAGCCTGCTGCTGGTTGACAGCGCGCTGCGCATTACCGCAGCGGGTGATACTGTCACTATTAAGGCGTTATCTGAGAATGGCGCGTCGCTGCTGCCGCTGCTGGATGCGGCTCTGCCTTCAGGTATTGAAAATGAGCGTCATCCGGACCTGAGAATTCTGCATTTCCCACCGGTAAGCCAGCTGCTGGATGAGGATGCCCGCCTCTGCTCGCTCTCCGTTTTTGACGCCTTCCGTCTGCTGCAAAATTTGGTGGCCGTACCGGAAGATGAGCGCGAAGCAATGTTCTTTGGCGGGCTGTTTGCTTACGACCTGGTTGCTGGCTTTGAAGATTTACCCCAAACCGAGCAGGGTAACCGCTGCCCGGACTACTGCTTCTACCTGGCCGAAACCCTGCTGGTGATCGACCATCAGAGAAAATACACCCGCATCCAGGCCAGCCTGTACACGCCGTCTGCGTCTGAGAAAAATCGCCTCGCGCAGCGCATCGCCCAACTGCAACAGCAGATGTCGGAAGCACCGCCCGCACTCCCGGTGCAGCGTGTTGAAAAGATGACCTGCGAGGTGAGTCAGACCGACGATCAGTACGGCGCGGTGGTGCGTCAGATGCAAAAAGCGATTCGTGCCGGGGAGATATTCCAGGTGGTGCCGTCCCGTCGCTTCTCACTGCCCTGCCCGTCGCCGCTGGCGGCTTACGATGTGCTTAAAAAGAGCAACCCAAGCCCTTACATGTTCTTTATGCAGGACAATGATTTCACCCTGTTTGGCGCGTCGCCGGAAAGCTCCCTCAAGTACGACGCCACCAGCCGCCAGATTGAGATCTACCCGATAGCGGGAACCCGCCCACGCGGCCGTCGTGCCGATGGCTCCCTGGACCGCGATCTCGACAGCCGCATTGAACTGGAAATGCGTACCGACCATAAGGAGCTCTCCGAACACCTGATGCTGGTTGACCTGGCGCGTAACGATCTGGCACGCATTTGCACGCCTGGCAGCCGCTACGTGGCGGACCTGACCAAAGTCGACCGCTACTCCTTCGTCATGCACCTGGTCTCCCGCGTGGTGGGTGAGCTGCGCCACGACCTCGACGTCCTGCACGCCTACCGCGCCTGCATGAACATGGGCACGTTGAGCGGCGCGCCGAAAGTCCGCGCTATGCAGCTGATCGCCGAAGCGGAAGGACGCCGTCGCGGCAGCTACGGTGGTGCCGTGGGCTATTTCACCGCTCACGGTGACCTCGATACCTGCATCGTGATCCGCTCCGCCTACGTTGAGGACGGCATTGCCACCGTCCAGGCCGGGGCCGGAATTGTGCTGGATTCTGTTCCGCAGTCGGAAGCCGACGAAACCCGCAGTAAAGCGCGCGCGGTACTGCGCGCCATTGCTACCGCACACCATGCACAGGAGATTTTCTGA
- the rnm gene encoding RNase RNM, producing MGSALSDTTYAVIYDLHSHTQASDGLLTPEALVHRAVEMRVGTLAITDHDTTDGIPAARAEIVRSGLALDLVAGVEISTVWENHEIHIVGLNIDTEHPAMRAFLQEQKTRRNQRAEMIGERLEKAHIPGALEGARKLANGGAVTRGHFARFLVDAGKATTMANVFKKYLARGKTGYVPPQWCTIKQAIDVIHHSGGKAVLAHPGRYNLSAKWLKRLLAHFAECGGEAMEVAQCQQAPNERSQLATYARQFGLLGSQGSDFHQPCAWIELGRKLWLPAGVEPVWQLWEQPQQIEEREV from the coding sequence ATGGGAAGTGCTTTGAGCGATACCACCTACGCCGTAATTTATGATTTACACAGCCATACGCAGGCTTCAGATGGCCTGCTGACACCCGAAGCCCTGGTCCATCGCGCCGTTGAAATGCGTGTCGGCACGCTGGCAATAACCGATCACGATACCACTGACGGCATTCCCGCCGCGCGCGCCGAGATTGTCCGCAGCGGACTGGCGCTGGATCTGGTGGCCGGGGTTGAGATCTCGACGGTCTGGGAAAACCACGAAATTCATATCGTTGGCCTGAACATCGATACAGAACATCCGGCCATGCGTGCTTTTTTGCAAGAACAAAAAACACGCCGCAATCAACGCGCGGAGATGATTGGCGAACGTCTGGAAAAAGCGCATATTCCCGGTGCGCTGGAAGGCGCGCGAAAGCTGGCGAACGGTGGGGCGGTGACGCGCGGCCATTTCGCCCGTTTTCTGGTGGACGCTGGTAAGGCGACGACCATGGCGAATGTCTTTAAAAAGTATCTGGCGCGCGGGAAAACCGGATACGTTCCCCCACAGTGGTGTACAATAAAACAAGCTATTGATGTGATTCATCATTCTGGCGGTAAGGCCGTGCTGGCCCATCCGGGGCGGTATAATCTTTCTGCTAAATGGCTGAAAAGACTGCTGGCACACTTTGCCGAATGCGGCGGTGAGGCGATGGAAGTTGCCCAGTGTCAGCAGGCACCCAATGAACGTTCGCAGCTCGCGACCTACGCCCGTCAGTTTGGCCTGCTTGGCTCACAGGGTTCAGATTTCCATCAGCCCTGCGCGTGGATTGAACTGGGGCGCAAGCTCTGGTTACCCGCGGGCGTTGAGCCTGTCTGGCAGCTCTGGGAACAGCCACAGCAAATTGAAGAGAGGGAAGTATGA
- the trpL gene encoding trp operon leader peptide, giving the protein MTAHFALHGWWRTS; this is encoded by the coding sequence ATGACAGCACATTTCGCTCTGCACGGTTGGTGGCGTACTTCCTGA
- the trpA gene encoding tryptophan synthase subunit alpha, translated as MERYDNAFAQLKARQEGAFVPFVTLGDPGPEQSLKIIDTLIDAGADALELGIPFSDPLADGPTIQNATLRAFAAGVTPSQCFEMLAAIRQKHPTIPIGLLMYANLVFSRGIDAFYAECARVGVDSVLVADVPVEESAPFRQAAMRHNVAPIFICPPNADDDLLRQIASYGRGYTYLLSRAGVTGAENKAALPLHHLVEKLAEYHAAPPLQGFGISSPDQVTAAIDAKAAGAISGSAIVKIIEKNVDKPQQMLAELHAFVTSMKAATRKA; from the coding sequence ATGGAACGCTACGACAACGCATTTGCACAACTGAAAGCCCGCCAGGAAGGCGCGTTCGTTCCCTTCGTGACGCTGGGCGACCCCGGCCCGGAGCAGTCGCTGAAGATTATCGACACCCTGATTGATGCCGGTGCCGACGCGCTGGAGCTCGGTATTCCGTTCTCCGATCCGCTGGCGGATGGCCCGACCATTCAGAACGCAACGCTACGCGCGTTTGCCGCGGGCGTGACGCCGAGCCAGTGCTTTGAAATGCTGGCGGCGATCCGTCAGAAGCACCCGACCATTCCGATCGGCCTGCTGATGTACGCCAACCTGGTGTTCAGCCGCGGCATTGATGCGTTTTACGCAGAGTGCGCCCGCGTGGGCGTTGACTCCGTGCTGGTGGCTGACGTGCCCGTTGAAGAGTCTGCGCCATTCCGTCAGGCGGCAATGCGCCACAACGTCGCGCCGATTTTCATCTGTCCACCGAATGCCGATGACGATCTGTTGCGCCAGATTGCCTCTTACGGACGAGGTTACACCTACCTGCTCTCCCGTGCGGGCGTCACCGGTGCGGAAAACAAAGCCGCGCTGCCGCTGCATCATCTGGTGGAGAAGCTTGCAGAATACCATGCTGCACCGCCGCTTCAGGGCTTTGGCATTTCCTCACCGGATCAGGTTACTGCGGCGATTGACGCGAAAGCCGCCGGGGCCATTTCGGGTTCGGCTATCGTGAAAATTATCGAGAAGAACGTGGATAAGCCACAGCAGATGCTGGCTGAATTACACGCATTCGTCACATCCATGAAAGCGGCCACGCGCAAGGCGTAA